From one Maniola jurtina chromosome 5, ilManJurt1.1, whole genome shotgun sequence genomic stretch:
- the LOC123865508 gene encoding vacuolar protein sorting-associated protein 28 homolog — protein sequence MQDTRPELYEEVRLYRNAREREKHDNMAELYAVVSTLQHLEKAYMRDCVRAQEYTAACSRLLVQYRVAFKQVQGDDFPTIEAFVTKFRLDCPAALERIRENKPNLIKDDKGNTNKYIAEIVSLFITLMDKLRLEFRAMDMIQPELRDLRDTMDRLEMLPEDFEGKLKVQEWLDKLSEMSASDELTEGQVRQLVFDLESAYGAFNKVLH from the exons ATGCAAG ACACAAGGCCGGAACTGTATGAAGAAGTCAGGCTTTACAGAAATGCACGGGAGAGAGAAAA GCACGACAACATGGCAGAGTTGTACGCTGTGGTGAGCACCCTCCAGCACCTGGAGAAGGCCTACATGAGGGACTGCGTGCGCGCGCAGGAGTACACGGCCGCCTGCAGCCGCCTGCTGGTGCAGTACCGCGTGGCTTTCAAGCAGGTTCAGGGTGACGACTTCCCCACCATTGAGGCATTTGTTACCAAGTTCAGG TTGGACTGCCCGGCAGCATTGGAGAGGATACGCGAGAACAAGCCAAACCTGATCAAGGATGATAAAGGCAACACCAACAAATACATTGCTGAGATTGTGTCT CTGTTCATCACTCTGATGGACAAGCTGCGGCTGGAGTTCCGTGCAATGGACATGATCCAGCCCGAGTTGCGCGACCTGCGCGACACCATGGACCGCCTCGAAATGCTGCCCGAGGACTTCGAAGGCAAGCTCAAG GTGCAAGAGTGGCTGGATAAGTTGTCTGAGATGTCGGCCTCAGACGAGCTCACTGAAGGCCAGGTGCGGCAGCTGGTGTTTGACCTGGAGTCAGCATATGGCGCCTTCAACAAGGTCCTGCACTGA
- the LOC123865504 gene encoding XK-related protein 6 isoform X2 — protein sequence MPKAARKMLQSAYSYDEPDRMPSNITITNFDLFLYVVAIVGHLVDLGLDINVAVRYSLERKMMEFGWTLAFILLPAFVNTAVSIRMYAQDKQQDSVTNEFTKRKWLRIFILVLQMAPILRFTDALIYAVKSRRAARAHDAASQRMYYALMLKEDSDAALLRVFECFLEAAPQQVLQTSLLLRQYDRLAVHQILSISSSVVGMGWCLAAYQRAVRFAQQDKLNMSWPGTALQTLWHFLVTLSRVTSMSAIAYLFPYWTVLACAIHILVMTTWLQLFDRSPFCSHNQLGQISFSLALGAVYLFTYILPVEGRTRYRYAAYYSTCFIQNITCMALWYVYADNFMRSSIYFYPMLVLCVVPYVLGLVFMVVYYAFLHPKPSKVCDVSVEFKTDEHVAQVS from the exons ATGCCGAAAGCAGCGCGAAAAATGCTCCAAAGCGCCTACTCTTACGACGAACCGGATCGAATGCCGAGCAACATTACGATAACAAACTTCGATCTCTTTCTGTATGTGGTTGCGATAGTTGGACATCTCGTAGATTTAGGGCTCGACATCAATGTGGCGGTGCGGTACTCCCTAGAGAGGAAAATGATGGAGTTCGGGTGGACTTTAGCGTTTATACTCCTACCAGCATTCGTTAACACAGCTGTCTCCATTAGAAT GTATGCCCAAGATAAACAGCAGGATTCTGTTACCAATGAGTTCACTAAAAGGAAGTGGCTACGGATCTTCATCCTAGTGCTGCAGATGGCACCAATCCTGCGCTTCACGGACGCTCTCAT TTACGCAGTGAAgtcgcggcgggcggcgcgcgcgcacgaCGCGGCCTCGCAGCGCATGTACTACGCGCTGATGCTGAAGGAGGACTCGGACGCGGCGCTGCTGCGCGTGTTCGAGTGTTTCCTGGAGGCCGCGCCGCAGCAGGTGCTGCAGACCAGTCTGCTGCTGCGCCAGTACGACCGCCTGGCCG TCCACCAAATTCTGTCGATAAGCTCTTCAGTAGTGGGCATGGGCTGGTGCCTCGCGGCCTACCAGCGCGCGGTGCGCTTTGCCCAGCAGGACAAGCTCAACATGAGCTGGCCGGGCACTGCGCTGCAGACGCTGTGGCACTTTCTGGTCACTT TGAGCCGAGTGACTTCAATGTCAGCCATCGCCTACCTGTTTCCATACTGGACCGTGCTCGCTTGTGCCATACACATCTTGGTCATGACCACCTGGCTCCAGCTCTTTGACCGGTCTCCGTTCTGTTCCCACAACCAACTCGGCCAAATATCATTCTCTCTGGCTCTGGGAGCTGTATACTTATTCACATACATCTTGCCTGTAGAAGGTAGAACTAGATATAGGTACGCCGCATACTATTCAacatgtttcatacaaaatataacaTGTATGGCACTCTGGTATGTCTATGCAGACAACTTTATGAGGTCTTCcatatatttttatccaatgtTAGTGTTGTGTGTAGTGCCTTATGTGTTGGGTTTAGTGTTTATGGTTGTTTATTATGCTTTTCTTCATCCAAAACCAAGCAAGGTATGTGATGTTAGTGTGGAATTTAAAACTGATGAGCATGTCGCTCAAGTTAGTTAA
- the LOC123865506 gene encoding syntaxin-16: protein MVSRSLTEVFVLMRNNAIHGRQIFAEQGNESERVKLMRSSSHDAEAGLETRSDCHAPPPWSDSLEEAHYIITRLRTKLSELQSRHEQQLRRPALDDSSEQRHIERLSAEIGRHFAQAHARLAPIRAQVRHGSKSEQKLATNVVLALVTILQDLSVTFRSAQSNYLKSLTSREERSNAYFDLPNFEELSLQDELLPGLTSNQTDLLFSLPSTSTQNHFEEENSEGSFQKQNLNQKQLLLMQEENTKMVAEREEEVNKIVKSIVDLNDIFKDLAQMVNEQGTVLDRIDYNVEQTQVQVHEGYKQLQKAERYQRQNRKMHCIMMLAVTVIVLVILLIVVKS, encoded by the exons ATGGTGTCGCGAAGTTTAACAGAAGTGTTTGTGTTGATGCGCAATAACGCTATCCATGGTCGTCAAATATTCGCAGAACAG GGAAATGAGTCTGAAAGGGTTAAGCTCATGCGGTCCAGCAGTCATGATGCAGAGGCAGGTTTGGAGACTCGCTCGGACTGTCATGCTCCTCCACCCTGGAGTGACTCATTGGAGGAGGCGCATTATATCATTACTAG GTTACGAACGAAGCTGTCGGAGCTGCAGTCGCGCCACGAGCAGCAGCTGCGGCGGCCCGCGCTCGACGACAGCAGCGAGCAGCGGCACATCGAGCGGCTGTCGGCGGAGATTGGCCGCCACTTCGCGCAGGCGCACGCTCGCCTCGCGCCCATCAGGGCCCAAGTCAGACACG GTAGCAAATCCGAACAGAAACTAGCAACAAATGTAGTTCTAGCTTTAGTAACGATCCTCCAAGATCTGAGCGTGACTTTTCGCTCGGCGCAATCTAACTACCTAAAATCCCTAACGTCGAGAGAGGAAAGATCTAATGCCTACTTCGACCTCCCAAATTTTGAGGAGCTGAGTTTACAAGACGAACTATTACCAGGCCTGACCAGTAACCAGACGGATTTGCTGTTCTCCTTACCGAGTACTTCAACCCAGAATCATTTTgaagaagaaaattctgaggGTAGTTTCCAAAAACAAAATTTGAACCAAAAGCAGTTATTATTGATGCAAGAGGAGAACACTAAAATGGTGGCAGAAAGGGAAGAAGAAGTTAACAAGATAGTGAAATCGATAGTAGATTTGAACGATATATTCAAGGATCTGGCGCAAATGGTTAATGAACAAGGCACGGTACTGGATAGAATAGACTACAACGTAGAGCAGACGCAAGTGCAAGTCCACGAGGGGTACAAACAGTTGCAGAAAGCTGAGAGGTACCAGAGACAAAACAGAAAAATGCATTGCATCATGATGCTTGCTGTTACTGTTATAGTTTTGGTCATACTATTGATTGTTGTTAAGAGTTAG
- the LOC123865507 gene encoding uncharacterized protein LOC123865507, translating to MNNFVNRVSGVAVCILLLICFRDCTKDVHKIDKKYHLVREAYDVARSLFLQGRNNYNQLKNTSLLVMDTFLDLVRIMNTEMAKKLRGAVIKFYKIKYFHDFTNYVITLEEMIDITEHCLSGPAEKLEHLRSDFHFLIRNFQDVRLFHTVHKCHNELPDEVAAAHCILHQAVLFNETMQESLVSIVEIKTNQHARKMNASLYEVPKCLNSFVPNFFEQLLVDAYTEKCGFLKVVNASIEDLTKGTWRSCKDTLFSKKWTPLVEILKQKYDGSMTSQSLLLTLLSANLTSNDIMKTLYS from the exons ATGAACAATTTTGTAAATAGAGTAAGCGGTGTGGCCGTTTGTATATTATTGTTAATTTGTTTTAGAGAT TGTACAAAAGACGTTCATAAAATAGACAAAAAATACCACCTAGTGCGTGAAGCATACGACGTAGCCAGAAGCCTGTTCCTCCAGGGTCGTAACAACTACAACCAGCTCAAGAACACGTCTCTCCTCGTGATGGACACCTTCCTCGACCTGGTGCGCATCATGAACACTGAGATGGCTAAGAAGCTGCGCGGAGCCGTCATCAAGTTTTACAAGATCAAATACTTCCATGACTTCACCAATTATGTTATTACGCTGGAAGAG ATGATAGACATAACAGAGCACTGCCTCTCAGGGCCGGCGGAAAAGCTGGAGCATCTGCGTAGTGACTTCCACTTCCTCATCAGAAACTTTCAGGACGTGCGGCTCTTCCACACCGTCCACAAGTGCCACAACGAGTTGCCCGATGAGGTCGCTGCTGCTCACTGCATCCTGCATCAAGCTGTTCT CTTCAACGAAACAATGCAAGAGAGTCTGGTGTCCATAGTGGAGATCAAGACCAATCAACACGCGCGCAAGATGAACGCGTCGCTGTACGAAGTTCCGAAGTGTCTCAACTCCTTCGTGCCGAACTTCTTTGAGCAACTTCTTGTTGATGCGTACACag AAAAGTGTGGCTTCCTGAAAGTGGTGAACGCATCCATTGAGGATCTAACAAAAGGCACATGGCGAAGCTGCAAAGACAcacttttttccaaaaaatggACCCCATTGGTTGAAATTCTGAAACAGAAATATGACGG GTCCATGACATCGCAATCGCTTTTGCTGACGCTGCTTTCGGCGAATTTAACGTCTAATGATATTATGAAAACATTATACTCATGA
- the LOC123865040 gene encoding replication stress response regulator SDE2, whose amino-acid sequence MASMIYFENCLLFNTSYTDVFELKHNISTQYGIPVEDLYVTLDGKLVYDDCILRNSENVVRVRSRIVGGKGGFGSMLRAIGAQIEKTTNREACRDLSGRRLRDINEEKRLRKWLEGQEDREREAAERKQKKLERLIAEPKIDVNLHPQYEKERQELPERVSAAVDAGWQAAGTSKEGVKRKAEVEQSKGKKKAKLWIDAELSDCSSLSDYEEEEIKSNTAQTVSTDSGNESDKCSGSSKI is encoded by the coding sequence ATGGCCAGCatgatttattttgaaaactgtTTGCTGTTCAACACCTCATACACAGACGTGTTCGAATTGAAACACAATATTTCAACACAATATGGCATTCCTGTGGAAGATTTATATGTAACATTGGACGGTAAGCTTGTGTACGACGATTGTATTCTAAGGAATAGTGAGAATGTTGTCAGAGTGCGCTCAAGGATCGTCGGTGGGAAGGGAGGTTTCGGTTCGATGTTGCGTGCGATCGGCGCTCAAATCGAGAAAACCACTAATCGTGAAGCATGCCGAGACCTTTCTGGGAGGCGTTTACGCGATATTAACGAAGAGAAGAGGTTAAGAAAGTGGTTAGAGGGCCAGGAAGATCGTGAACGCGAGGCAGCTGAGAGAAAGCAAAAAAAGTTAGAAAGGCTAATCGCTGAGCCAAAAATTGACGTAAATTTGCATCCTCAATACGAAAAAGAGAGGCAGGAACTGCCTGAGCGCGTCAGTGCGGCTGTGGACGCCGGTTGGCAAGCAGCGGGTACATCTAAAGAAGGTGTCAAACGCAAAGCGGAGGTTGAACAAAGTAAGGGAAAGAAAAAGGCTAAATTGTGGATAGATGCTGAGTTATCAGACTGTTCTTCCCTAAGCGATTACGAGGAAGAGGAAATCAAGTCCAACACTGCTCAAACTGTGTCCACAGATAGTGGAAATGAGTCTGATAAGTGTTCGGGGAGTAGTAAAATATAg
- the LOC123865751 gene encoding ubiquitin-conjugating enzyme E2 C produces MAQNINPHYASSSNPAKQNEDTIKLKDNHAVSKRLQKELMELMRCADKGISAFPESENLFKWIGTINGPEDTVYAGHKYKLSLEFPNSYPYAPPVVKFVTPCFHPNVDTCGLICLDILKDKWTALYDVRMVLLSIQSLLAEPNTQSPLNQQASYLWPNQPAYKKYLDEFYSKHRD; encoded by the exons ATGGCTCAGAATATTAACCCGCATTATGCGTCGTCGTCGAATCCAGCTAAACAAAATGAGGAcactataaaattaaaagacaATCACGCCGTGAGCAAACG ATTGCAGAAAGAACTTATGGAGTTGATGCGATGCGCAGACAAAGGGATCTCTGCGTTTCCAGAAAGCGAAAACCTTTTTAAATGGATAGGTACTATTAACGGGCCCGAAGACACTGTTTACGCGGGACACAAGTACAAGCTGTCCCTAGAGTTCCCCAACTCGTACCCCTACGCCCCGCCCGTCGTCAAGTTCGTGACGCCATGCTTTCACCCCAACGTGGACACCTGTGGGTTAATATGTTTAGATATATTGAAGGACAAGTGGACGGCTCTGTACGACGTCCGCATGGTGCTCCTGTCCATACAGAGCCTGCTGGCGGAACCAAACACACAAAGTCCTCTGAACCAGCAAGCCTCCTACCTATGGCCCAACCAACCCGCCTACAAAAAGTATTTAGATGAATTTTATAGTAAACATAGAGACTAA
- the LOC123865504 gene encoding XK-related protein 6 isoform X1, producing MNNYDCNNLPIKTSQIIIKMPKAARKMLQSAYSYDEPDRMPSNITITNFDLFLYVVAIVGHLVDLGLDINVAVRYSLERKMMEFGWTLAFILLPAFVNTAVSIRMYAQDKQQDSVTNEFTKRKWLRIFILVLQMAPILRFTDALIYAVKSRRAARAHDAASQRMYYALMLKEDSDAALLRVFECFLEAAPQQVLQTSLLLRQYDRLAVHQILSISSSVVGMGWCLAAYQRAVRFAQQDKLNMSWPGTALQTLWHFLVTLSRVTSMSAIAYLFPYWTVLACAIHILVMTTWLQLFDRSPFCSHNQLGQISFSLALGAVYLFTYILPVEGRTRYRYAAYYSTCFIQNITCMALWYVYADNFMRSSIYFYPMLVLCVVPYVLGLVFMVVYYAFLHPKPSKVCDVSVEFKTDEHVAQVS from the exons atgaataATTATGATTGCAATAATTTACCGATAAAAACAAGCCAAATAATTATCAAAATGCCGAAAGCAGCGCGAAAAATGCTCCAAAGCGCCTACTCTTACGACGAACCGGATCGAATGCCGAGCAACATTACGATAACAAACTTCGATCTCTTTCTGTATGTGGTTGCGATAGTTGGACATCTCGTAGATTTAGGGCTCGACATCAATGTGGCGGTGCGGTACTCCCTAGAGAGGAAAATGATGGAGTTCGGGTGGACTTTAGCGTTTATACTCCTACCAGCATTCGTTAACACAGCTGTCTCCATTAGAAT GTATGCCCAAGATAAACAGCAGGATTCTGTTACCAATGAGTTCACTAAAAGGAAGTGGCTACGGATCTTCATCCTAGTGCTGCAGATGGCACCAATCCTGCGCTTCACGGACGCTCTCAT TTACGCAGTGAAgtcgcggcgggcggcgcgcgcgcacgaCGCGGCCTCGCAGCGCATGTACTACGCGCTGATGCTGAAGGAGGACTCGGACGCGGCGCTGCTGCGCGTGTTCGAGTGTTTCCTGGAGGCCGCGCCGCAGCAGGTGCTGCAGACCAGTCTGCTGCTGCGCCAGTACGACCGCCTGGCCG TCCACCAAATTCTGTCGATAAGCTCTTCAGTAGTGGGCATGGGCTGGTGCCTCGCGGCCTACCAGCGCGCGGTGCGCTTTGCCCAGCAGGACAAGCTCAACATGAGCTGGCCGGGCACTGCGCTGCAGACGCTGTGGCACTTTCTGGTCACTT TGAGCCGAGTGACTTCAATGTCAGCCATCGCCTACCTGTTTCCATACTGGACCGTGCTCGCTTGTGCCATACACATCTTGGTCATGACCACCTGGCTCCAGCTCTTTGACCGGTCTCCGTTCTGTTCCCACAACCAACTCGGCCAAATATCATTCTCTCTGGCTCTGGGAGCTGTATACTTATTCACATACATCTTGCCTGTAGAAGGTAGAACTAGATATAGGTACGCCGCATACTATTCAacatgtttcatacaaaatataacaTGTATGGCACTCTGGTATGTCTATGCAGACAACTTTATGAGGTCTTCcatatatttttatccaatgtTAGTGTTGTGTGTAGTGCCTTATGTGTTGGGTTTAGTGTTTATGGTTGTTTATTATGCTTTTCTTCATCCAAAACCAAGCAAGGTATGTGATGTTAGTGTGGAATTTAAAACTGATGAGCATGTCGCTCAAGTTAGTTAA
- the LOC123865502 gene encoding actin-related protein 8 — MSVPTYDAGPEHFQQFPSNRIIVIHPGSLYVRIGRASDLLPVKQLHCIARKRHPGGKIYRDPFVPPSVPKTKELIEELEECRLQISHTLQSCMQSHGGRRYATPPQQIAAFNRRSLPEPAADGEAWPQVQCDLVVGDLVLDVDPELPYNVHFPFRRGDFNLHSEVGGSISSVLNDLFTIWSSIIEYKLGIPLMELVKYRCVLLIPDIYSRSHLKYLTSLLLKDLGFGHCFLVQESVGATFGAGIGSACVVDIGDQKTAISCVEDGISHKTTRLRMDYGAGDVCQALSWMFHKSAFPYKNWNENVPRDVFLMRNLYQDFCHINLDVCGPQEKTFLVDHPGDIVNKYTLQVGDECIISPLSLFYTDLLKITGQKTTKIQTRQPSDAEDPFDAEFLRETGRKREPADPTANESQQFEGANESQPTANPDDDIVVDTLENGPGEVTLAPGQVLSLDAAILQSIDCCPTEELKRKMYSSILIVGGGVKVHGLNLWLQNKLALQIPYTYKTEQLEIVTSPKDIDPASTVWKGAAVMSCLESAAELWINQMEWNRYGLKILRERAPFIW; from the coding sequence ATGAGTGTGCCTACTTACGACGCCGGCCCAGAGCATTTTCAGCAATTTCCTTCGAACAGGATAATTGTAATACACCCCGGATCACTCTACGTTCGCATAGGGCGCGCATCTGATCTACTACCAGTGAAACAACTTCATTGTATAGCGAGAAAACGCCATCCCGGAGGGAAAATCTACCGCGATCCTTTCGTGCCGCCGAGCGTGCCCAAGACGAAAGAACTGATCGAGGAGCTGGAAGAATGTCGTCTGCAGATCTCCCACACGCTGCAGTCCTGTATGCAGTCGCACGGCGGGCGGCGGTATGCCACGCCGCCGCAGCAGATCGCGGCTTTCAACCGCCGCTCGCTCCCGGAGCCCGCAGCCGACGGGGAGGCGTGGCCGCAAGTGCAGTGCGACCTCGTGGTGGGTGACCTGGTGCTGGACGTGGACCCCGAGCTGCCCTACAACGTGCACTTCCCGTTCCGCCGCGGCGACTTCAACTTGCACTCCGAAGTCGGCGGCTCCATCTCCTCCGTTCTCAACGACCTCTTTACCATTTGGAGCTCAATTATTGAATACAAGCTGGGCATACCCTTGATGGAACTGGTGAAGTACCGCTGTGTTCTATTGATACCAGATATCTATTCGAGAAGTCATCTAAAGTACCTTACATCGCTATTATTGAAAGATTTAGGATTCGGTCACTGCTTTCTTGTTCAAGAAAGTGTAGGAGCGACATTCGGAGCGGGCATAGGCTCTGCCTGTGTTGTAGATATCGGTGACCAAAAGACTGCCATTTCGTGCGTTGAGGATGGCATCTCACATAAAACTACAAGATTAAGAATGGATTATGGAGCCGGGGACGTATGTCAGGCTTTGTCCTGGATGTTCCACAAGAGTGCATTCCCATACAAGAATTGGAATGAAAATGTCCCAAGAGATGTTTTCCTGATGCGCAACTTGTACCAGGACTTTTGTCACATCAATTTAGACGTCTGCGGACCTCAAGAGAAGACATTTCTAGTTGACCATCCTGGAGATATAGTGAATAAATATACTTTACAAGTTGGTGACGAATGTATCATATCACCGCTGTCCTTGTTTTACACGGATCTACTTAAAATAACCGGGCAGAAGACTACTAAAATTCAAACTCGGCAACCTAGTGATGCAGAGGACCCTTTCGATGCTGAGTTTTTGAGAGAAACAGGAAGAAAACGTGAGCCAGCCGACCCTACGGCGAATGAAAGTCAACAGTTTGAAGGGGCGAATGAAAGTCAGCCAACGGCAAACCCTGATGATGATATAGTGGTGGATACTTTAGAAAATGGTCCAGGAGAGGTCACCCTGGCCCCTGGCCAAGTTTTGAGTTTGGACGCTGCAATACTTCAAAGTATAGACTGTTGTCCGACTGAGGAGTTAAAACGTAAAATGTACAGTAGCATATTAATCGTGGGTGGAGGTGTTAAAGTCCACGGCCTCAACTTGTGGCTTCAGAACAAGCTAGCTTTGCAAATCCCTTACACGTACAAGACTGAGCAGCTGGAGATAGTGACCTCCCCCAAGGACATAGACCCCGCCAGCACTGTGTGGAAGGGTGCAGCCGTTATGTCGTGCTTGGAGTCTGCAGCCGAGTTGTGGATTAACCAGATGGAGTGGAATAGATATGGGCTCAAAATATTAAGAGAAAGAGCTCCTTTTATTTGGTAA